Proteins co-encoded in one Mycobacterium mantenii genomic window:
- a CDS encoding helix-turn-helix domain-containing protein: MTRESAGAAIRALRESRDWSLADLAAATGVSIMGLSFLERGARKPHKSTVQKIENGLGLPPGTYSRLLVAADPDAELARLVAAQPPAPMPARRTGPVVVDRHSDTEVLEGYAEAQLDALKSVIDRLPATTSNEYETYILSVIAQCVKAEMLAASSWRVAVNAGADSTDRLMEHLQALEATRTALLKRMPSSLSARFDRACAQSSLPETIIAALVGVDVDEMWDIRNRGVIAPGALPRVRAFTDAFESGRQGAARDDEGAS, from the coding sequence GTGACCCGTGAATCGGCCGGCGCGGCGATCCGCGCCTTGCGGGAATCACGCGATTGGTCGCTGGCCGACCTCGCCGCCGCGACCGGGGTCAGCATCATGGGTCTCAGCTTTCTCGAGCGTGGAGCCCGCAAGCCGCACAAAAGCACAGTTCAGAAGATTGAAAACGGCCTAGGCCTGCCGCCAGGCACCTACTCGCGGCTGTTGGTGGCCGCAGATCCGGACGCCGAGCTGGCCCGTCTGGTGGCCGCGCAGCCTCCGGCCCCCATGCCCGCGCGGCGCACCGGACCGGTGGTGGTCGACCGTCACAGCGACACAGAAGTGCTGGAAGGCTATGCCGAAGCACAGCTTGATGCCCTCAAATCCGTCATCGATCGGCTGCCTGCGACAACATCAAACGAATATGAGACGTATATTCTGTCTGTGATCGCGCAATGCGTGAAGGCCGAGATGCTCGCCGCCAGCTCCTGGCGGGTGGCCGTGAACGCCGGCGCCGACTCGACGGACCGGCTGATGGAGCACCTGCAAGCCTTGGAGGCGACGCGCACGGCGCTGCTGAAGCGGATGCCCAGCAGCCTGAGCGCCCGCTTCGACCGGGCATGCGCACAGTCGTCGTTGCCGGAGACCATCATCGCCGCACTGGTCGGCGTCGACGTCGACGAGATGTGGGACATCCGCAATCGCGGGGTGATCGCGCCGGGTGCTCTCCCCCGCGTACGTGCCTTCACCGATGCGTTCGAGTCGGGCCGACAAGGCGCGGCCCGAGACGACGAGGGGGCATCGTGA
- a CDS encoding DUF4226 domain-containing protein, protein MPEQPGPSLEAVEARQSALASQHGAASEADRVLNEVLTSAHEAARESVRRLDSIAEQIDRATVNQADLALDTPMGAREFQKFLMAKQREIASVVAQAREFDHAKKAVLQSLQAQYAADSG, encoded by the coding sequence ATGCCGGAACAACCCGGACCTTCGTTAGAGGCCGTCGAGGCGCGTCAGTCGGCGCTGGCAAGTCAGCACGGCGCCGCGTCGGAAGCCGACCGTGTGCTGAACGAAGTGCTGACCAGCGCTCACGAGGCGGCGCGCGAGAGCGTCAGGCGACTGGACTCCATCGCCGAGCAGATCGACCGCGCGACCGTGAACCAGGCGGATCTTGCCCTCGATACGCCCATGGGGGCGCGCGAGTTTCAGAAGTTCCTCATGGCCAAGCAACGTGAGATCGCGTCGGTAGTGGCTCAGGCCCGCGAATTCGATCACGCGAAAAAGGCCGTGTTGCAGAGCCTTCAAGCCCAGTACGCCGCCGATAGCGGCTAG
- a CDS encoding C40 family peptidase, whose translation MSQSEVEALSRAHQLFAGGSRPSSLVADTAHYRDVLQRAARLSGKHVHGGYQLAVNHSRQRLAAAADTDTAATDIIAGAHRDRAQAGDLTRSVLNAALADAATRPATPLAQREAMRRRATRLRTQRAHVVSARLRARRRHAELLALRYRLRHDRRLGLSGLRGLPNDRAALAVRAALSRLGQPYVWGATGPDQFDCSGLVQWSYAQAGIHLDRTTYQQINDGIPVPRSQVRPGDLVFPHAGHVQLAIGNNLVVEAPYSGAMVRISRLGNNIAIRRPI comes from the coding sequence GTGAGTCAAAGCGAAGTCGAGGCGTTGAGCCGTGCCCATCAACTATTCGCCGGCGGCAGCCGGCCGTCGTCGCTCGTCGCGGACACCGCGCATTACCGCGACGTGTTGCAGCGAGCCGCCCGGCTGAGCGGCAAGCACGTGCACGGCGGATACCAACTCGCGGTGAACCATAGCCGGCAACGCCTCGCCGCGGCGGCCGACACCGACACCGCGGCCACCGACATCATCGCCGGCGCGCATCGCGATCGAGCACAGGCCGGCGACCTGACCCGAAGCGTCCTGAACGCGGCCCTCGCGGATGCCGCCACGAGGCCGGCAACACCATTGGCGCAGCGGGAGGCGATGCGTCGCCGCGCAACTCGCCTGCGTACCCAGCGGGCCCACGTCGTGTCGGCGCGGTTGCGTGCCCGACGTCGCCACGCGGAACTGCTGGCCTTGCGCTATCGGCTCCGGCACGACCGGCGGCTGGGACTATCAGGACTGCGGGGCCTACCGAACGACCGCGCCGCACTGGCGGTGCGCGCCGCACTGTCCCGCCTGGGCCAACCGTATGTATGGGGCGCGACCGGTCCCGACCAGTTCGACTGTTCGGGCCTGGTGCAGTGGAGCTACGCGCAGGCCGGTATTCACCTGGATCGCACCACCTATCAGCAGATCAACGACGGGATCCCGGTGCCCCGCTCTCAGGTGCGACCCGGTGATCTGGTGTTTCCGCACGCCGGCCATGTGCAGCTGGCCATCGGAAACAACCTGGTGGTGGAAGCGCCCTACTCGGGTGCCATGGTGCGAATAAGCCGCCTGGGCAACAACATTGCGATCCGCCGACCGATATGA